Below is a window of Oreochromis aureus strain Israel breed Guangdong linkage group 4, ZZ_aureus, whole genome shotgun sequence DNA.
GGATTCACTTGTTTCTAACTTAGACTACGCGTTTTGCTGCCATCCTGTGGTTAGAGTGTCAACCTGCACCTGCATGAAATTTGtcaaatataatattattacaGACTGTTTTTGATGGGAAAAGGGATGTAGATTTGACTAATAATCTTGTTTGtagaaattttatttgtgaagcaTACAAATACAATTGTTGCAAAATAGACTTATTGCATGGGTATGGTACACTAGTATAGATTATTTTGTTCTAGAGTCATCTGCAGTATATTGAAGGCCCTTattaatgtgcaaaatgaatTCCaatgaaaaatagaaaaagcaCATTAATTTGTTCATTTACTAATTTGCTGTTACAGGTGATTAAACAGAGTAGTGCTTGTACTGAATATAGTATTTGgcaaagatgatgatgatgttgaatGAGTCAGTGTCAAAAGAGAATCTTACTGAAACTCATGTCTTGCATCATAAATAAACTAGAATTCACAGTTACCCCATTTACCTTTTTTTCTCCCAGCGCAGTAGACTGTACCTCTGTTGAAACTCCATCATCCAGGACTGTTCACCAGCAACCAGTATGAGTATGGTAAGCTTAGGTTTGTGTATGCCACTACTTGTCAGCAAATTAACTACATTTTACcctttaataaattatttgcAAAACTGAAAATGCAAAGTTATTTCATTCTCAAGACTTCTTCAGATTATATTCTAACCATGTGTTCAGGAACTCGAACTGAAGAATGTGGATTTGAGAGCCGGAGATGAGCTGAAAATAAAAGGGGTAATTCTGCATGATGCAGAGAGGTAAGCTAACAaaactcatttattttttccatacaGTAACCATATAAATTGAATGATACCTACATATGCTGTTAATCCTGCAGTAGGAAAATCTAATCTAGCACAAAGTGGACTTTTACAAATTATATTATATCTTTTACTCCACTGTGTGATCTATGTGTTCAAAGCTCTGCAAGCCATTGATATTAAAACCTAGTTTGTACAACCTCTGATCAACAGATTCCAGATTGATCTCGGCTGTGATGCAGATGACCTGGCACTGCACTTCAATCCTCGGTTCCATGATGACACTGATGGTGCTGTGCTGGTGTGCAACTCAAAGATTGCTGGTTGCTGGGGCGATGAAAAACGGGAAATTCACAACCCCCTACAGAGGGGTGCTGATGTCAAGGTGAGGGAATGTGATGGAAGGAATTGATGATGTACTGAGTGTCTGAGTATTAAAAATGTCACAAGGGGGCGCTATGGAGCCGCGGACCAAGATGGCAGCTTAAAATGGTTGCTCCGTGTAACCTGCATTAAAATCCCAGAACAACCCAAAACTAGAAACTTAATTGCTAttggaaaatgtcaaaaacGACTAATCTCAAGGACTGTGATATTTTCACCCGAAAACGCGGTTCCCAAAAAGCAGTTAGAACCGATATTTTGGTAACGCCTGAAAACAGCGAGGGAGCTGCTAGCGCTAGTAGCATGGTTGACCTTAGCACGGTGTTAGCTGAACTTCGGTCATTGCGCTCCGAGTTTAGTGGATTCGGAACTAAACTGGACAGCATAGACAACCGTATGGGCGAAATGACGAAGTCAGTTGCTGCTTTGGAGAAAAACATGACGGAGGTAAAGCAAAATGTTGCTGCAAATGCTACACGAGTGGCGGAAGCTGAAAACAGAATAATGTCGGCAGAGGAGCGCCTGGAAAAGAGCGTGGCCGATCTCAGCAATGCCATGAAGCGTATATCCTACCTGGAGGCAAAAACCGACGACCTGGAGAACCGGGGCCGAAGGAAGAACCTGCGGCTGTTTGGCCTCCGGGAGGGCGCCGAGGGTCAGCGGCCACTGCTGGAGTTTATAAGGGAGATGTTACCGCGCTGGCTTGAGACCGACAGACCGTTCATTATTGAGAGGGCTCACCGCACCCTAGCACCTCCAAAGCCAAACCAACACAGAGCTGTCCTTATCCGATTCCTGAACTTCCAAGATCGGGAGTTTGTTTTCCGCTCCACAAAACACAGTAACATCGAGCACGACGGAAACAAACTCTTTTTTGCCCAGGATCTCTCAGCTGAGACCATCCGGCAGCGAACCGAGTTCAACGCGATCAGAAAAGTGTTTTCCGAGGAAGGAGTTTTCCGCGGTTTTCAATATAATCCATGCAAGATGAGGATCCTCCACGATGGGAAGATACGCCTGTTTTCATCTCCAAAGGAGGCCAAGGATTTCCACCGTAGACACACTGGACAGGACTAACCGTAGCGGTGAGCGTTTCACTCCCTGAACTGCAGAATCAGCTGCTCATAACTAATAGACGAGctgtaaaaatctgttttctcgCTCAGTTATAATATTTGGCTTTTTGCTACTCATTGACTTGCCATGTTATTGGACACAGGaagatttgggttttttttttttctcttttctacaGCTTGAAAATTTTCCATTACGTTTTAATAACGCTACTACAAACgtaattttttgttgttgttgtttttttgtttgtttgtttttgttgtttttcctttttctctctctctctccctcttgaACACAACAATGTTACCTACTTTGGTTGAACTTTTATCCTTTCAAGAGGGATTCTGTAAGTCACAAAAAATATTCTAATTTAGTAGCTAGTCTGATATGTTAACACGTATGGGTTtgttatgtttatgtttttgaatatGGTGTATGCATGGTTGACGGACTCCACTGTTGCTTTTATTGGGTTGGGTTCTTATAGTTCAGCTATTCCCCTTTATAGTGGAATAGCACAGCCCCTATTTAACTACTCTGAGTAAGGGAAGGGGGGGGGACTTTTAAGTGTTATGGGTCAATGCCagggtttttcttcttttttttatgtctctattttgttttattcaaagCTTACTTGTCACTTTGTTTACTCAGCATCAGCATCACATGTTGTTATCTTAATGTTACAGAATAAAAACTCCAAGTATGGACCAACTAAACACCTGCAATATCTCTGACATAAAAGTCACTAGTTGGAATGTCCGGGGTCTCAGGAAACTAATCAAACTGAAACAGGTTATAAGCAGGGTCAAGCAACTGAAATCAAAGATAGTTTTTCTTCAAGAAACACATCTGACAGACTGTGAACTAAAGTCTGTGAGGAACAGATGGCCTGGCCAGGTGATCCACGCATCATACAATAACTATGCGAGAGGTGTAATTATTTTGATTCATAGAAGCATACCATTCCAAATGACGAAAATAATAAAAGACCCTGCTGGTAGGTACGTAATCACTCAGGGTACCATCCTTTCTATTACTTTAAACTTGGTGAGTCTCTATGGCCCAAATGAAAATAAACCCAAATTTTTTGAAGATCTGTTTCTTACTGTATCTGCTTTGCAAGGACTGTATATAATTGGAGGAGACTTTAACTGTACTCTCAATCCGAGTATAGATCGCTCAGCGGGCTCAGATACATATAAAGCACAAACTAGACGACTAATAAATCAATTTATATTAGATATTAATTTGGTAGAAGTGTGGAGAGAACAAAATCCTGATAAAATAGAATTTTCCTGTCATTCAAGTATACATAAATCCCGCTCACGTATAGATTATATTCTTGTCTCAAGAGAACTTTTATCAAGGGTCAAACAGTGTCAGTATGATAGCATAGTGATTAGTGATCATGCAGCTATCTCACTGAGTATCCATCTGGGAAAGTTTATCCATAACCCACCGAACTGGCGGCTTCAAACGAAATGGCTGCAGAATCCAGAATTTGTTAAATTTATAGAGGAGAAAATAGAAATTTACTTTGAATTAAACACAGATCAAACTTGTGCCTCAGTGAGATGGGAAGGATTCAAAGCATATATTAGAGGTGAAATTCTTAGCTTTACGAGTACAAAGAATAAACAGCAAAGAAAGCGAATGGAAACCCTGGATAGACAGATTAAATCTTTGGAATTAGACTTAAACGTTAGCGACGACTCAACAAAACAAAGTGAGTTGC
It encodes the following:
- the LOC116324070 gene encoding galectin-2-like; translated protein: MSMELELKNVDLRAGDELKIKGVILHDAERFQIDLGCDADDLALHFNPRFHDDTDGAVLVCNSKIAGCWGDEKREIHNPLQRGADVKIVLKLAEDTFEVELPDGQEVQFPNRVGMGTISYIRVTGDFKLKSFKIC